In Candidatus Binatia bacterium, a genomic segment contains:
- a CDS encoding prolyl oligopeptidase family serine peptidase, with the protein MTTSASSAKTGKDARTITPLGFSFDKNIVYVSKRSPSGTAGVYEFDISAKKLGKLVYSHPKYDVHSLIFDKKRKVLEGVYWLGDTYNIHFLDKQSQREFDAIRKALGGGNIFETSRSLDEKRKLYYVDGPEQTPRIYLYDRPTKNIRELYSKLPMIRDGSIARVRKINFKTRDGYPLEGYLTLPKNGPAKNLPTIIYPHGGPWARDSQHFDRTTQFLADNGFAVLQINFRGSEGLGEEHMKAGYRQVGDRIQDDITDGTRWIIEQGIADPERVAIYGASHGGYASLMGLAKHPELYRCGAPLAPVTDMYDMVNRQRWLIYGAANKLAWGDLRVEGEAERLRQNSPINLVAKIEDPVLLAHGRHDGIVPHKHSVRMQDALEDAEKKSEIVLYEDWHGFIHQPNRIDFYTRLRDFLQTCTA; encoded by the coding sequence GTGACAACCAGCGCCTCTTCGGCAAAAACTGGTAAGGACGCCCGAACAATCACCCCCTTGGGCTTCAGCTTCGACAAGAATATCGTCTACGTCAGCAAGCGAAGTCCGTCCGGCACCGCCGGGGTATATGAGTTCGATATTTCGGCCAAGAAGTTGGGGAAACTGGTCTATTCGCACCCCAAATATGACGTCCACAGCTTGATCTTCGATAAAAAGCGAAAAGTGCTGGAGGGAGTCTATTGGCTGGGCGACACCTACAATATTCATTTCCTGGACAAGCAGTCCCAAAGGGAATTCGATGCGATTCGCAAGGCATTGGGCGGAGGTAATATCTTCGAGACCAGCCGAAGCCTCGACGAAAAACGTAAGCTTTACTACGTCGACGGTCCCGAGCAGACCCCGCGGATCTATCTCTACGACCGACCCACGAAAAATATTCGGGAGCTTTACAGCAAGCTGCCGATGATCCGAGATGGTTCTATCGCCAGGGTCCGCAAGATCAATTTCAAGACGCGCGATGGCTACCCGCTCGAAGGTTATCTGACCCTGCCCAAAAATGGGCCGGCCAAGAACCTCCCGACCATCATCTACCCTCATGGCGGCCCTTGGGCCCGCGACTCGCAACATTTCGATCGGACAACTCAATTTCTTGCGGACAATGGCTTTGCCGTGTTGCAGATCAATTTCCGAGGCTCGGAGGGCCTCGGAGAAGAACATATGAAGGCAGGCTATCGTCAGGTCGGCGACCGGATTCAGGACGACATCACCGACGGCACACGCTGGATCATCGAGCAGGGAATCGCCGATCCCGAAAGAGTCGCAATCTATGGCGCGAGCCACGGTGGATACGCGTCCCTGATGGGTCTCGCAAAACATCCTGAACTTTACCGGTGCGGTGCCCCTTTGGCACCAGTCACCGACATGTACGACATGGTAAACCGCCAGCGCTGGCTCATCTATGGCGCCGCCAACAAGCTCGCTTGGGGAGATCTGCGGGTCGAGGGCGAAGCGGAACGCCTGCGGCAAAATTCACCGATCAATCTGGTCGCGAAGATCGAAGATCCGGTCCTTCTGGCTCATGGCCGCCACGATGGCATCGTTCCCCACAAGCATAGCGTCCGCATGCAGGACGCGTTGGAGGATGCTGAAAAAAAGAGCGAGATCGTCCTCTACGAGGATTGGCATGGGTTCATCCACCAGCCCAATCGTATCGACTTCTACACACGCCTGCGGGACTTCCTGCAGACCTGTACCGCGTAA
- a CDS encoding restriction endonuclease, whose amino-acid sequence MVVLRSVLSGFLLAIALGGLALAVFFSENSPGFFLLVLGALLVLCLYRSHRYRRRFLRLQLRDLDRLSGADFERWIQVLLAQAGFHIEDRPVAEDFGVDVLATYRGVRIGIQAKRYERNVGNAAVQEVHAGADYHSCDLAAVVTQSGYTKAARAQAERLPRRCVLIGRDELPGLIEILQDEARGHRA is encoded by the coding sequence ATGGTGGTTTTACGGTCGGTTCTCTCGGGGTTTTTGCTGGCGATTGCCCTTGGCGGGCTCGCGCTGGCGGTGTTTTTTTCCGAAAACTCGCCAGGATTCTTCCTGCTGGTGCTCGGCGCCTTGTTGGTCCTATGCCTGTACCGATCGCACCGGTATCGCCGCCGGTTTCTGCGCCTGCAGTTGAGGGATCTCGACCGGTTGAGCGGCGCGGACTTCGAGCGATGGATTCAGGTTCTGCTGGCCCAGGCAGGCTTTCATATTGAGGACCGGCCCGTCGCGGAAGACTTCGGCGTCGACGTTCTGGCGACCTACCGCGGCGTTCGGATCGGGATTCAAGCCAAGCGATACGAGCGCAATGTGGGCAATGCCGCCGTGCAGGAAGTGCACGCAGGAGCCGATTACCACAGCTGTGATCTTGCCGCGGTCGTCACCCAATCGGGTTATACGAAAGCGGCCCGAGCACAGGCGGAACGGTTACCGCGGCGTTGTGTCCTGATCGGTCGGGATGAATTGCCCGGCCTGATCGAGATCCTGCAGGATGAGGCTCGAGGCCACCGCGCCTGA